DNA sequence from the Acipenser ruthenus chromosome 20, fAciRut3.2 maternal haplotype, whole genome shotgun sequence genome:
AAATAAATGGAGTTCGGAttgctttaaaatgaaattagACACACATCATTGACACATGgactgatcgttgctttacctTGTATTATTCGGTTCCCATCTGCAGTTCCCACATTTGACACTGTAATATTCACAAGGATTTTAACTTGTGAGTATGCTTTGTGTTTCACATAGACCGCCATAGTGTCATAAACACCACATTTaaataccaaaaagaaaaaaaaaacacaactgattTGCATGAAAGGTCCAGATTAAGACATTCTCAAAACACACAATGCAAAGAATATCCCCATTCCATTGTCCCTCTGTAGACTTTCAGTATCACTGTGAGAACCGGGATTGAGAAAGATCTTCAACTGAGAATGTTTGTTCTTGTGAAACACCAGCGAAGAACAGTGACAATCAAAGCAGAAGCAATAGCAGAAGGGCAAACAAAGTGTTCAACACGCACACAGAATCCTTCTCTGAAAAGCAATGCTTACAAATTCCACAGCTTTCCTGCCTGTCGGGGGAATTCAAGGACATTTATCACCCCTTTCATTTAGCATCAGAGTCATTGGTTAagcaggtataaaaaaaaaaaagtagaaaggaTTTACGCAActgtctgtactgcactgcacaGGATATCAAGCACTTGTTTCAACACTGCACACTTCTCTCAAGCCAGAACTTTTCTTTTGAAGACACAGGCATTCAGCGCTGTGTTCAAGACAGGGAGCGAAGCTGATCAAACCGGATGCTGTCCGCAACTCCAGGACAATGAAATGATTTCTTCCAGGATATTGCTCCTCATTAAGCGTCTGGATTTGTGTGGATTAAATACACTACAGTATCTATGCCATCCAGAACCTGCTTCTGTGTTTATACATAAAGAGCTAACAACAAATGACAGCTACTCTAAAGTATCCAAATCAATCCTTTAGTCTACAGTTAAGACGTTTGCTCTTTAGAACAGGCATAGCAACTGACACAGTCCCTATTAAATCTCCACAGCCAGCTTAAGCCACAATATTTTTTTGGCAAGTGTAAAACTGATATTGCCATTTAAAGCAAGCGCCACATCAATCTGTGTTGAAGAAAGAATTCAGCTCCACCCTTTCAAGAAACCAACTAAAGGGGGAAGGGAGCGGGGTGACTGACTGCAAAGGCGATTCACAGTTCATGCTGTTACCAGTCTTTACACAACGGGCAAAGCAATCAGAATCTCAACGCAGGAGGGGGAGGACGTTTTGAAAGATCACCTCCAGTGCTCATCAGCTTCTGGTATCTGGGCAGCGATATCAGTTTCCACAACTGGCTTAAACGCTTCCGTCCTTTAATACGTCTAACATGTTGGGCTTCAAGGTTAATATCGGCCAGTCGGAGTTGCCACTGTGTAGCTCTATTACTGTCAATCCAGTTCAGTTTTTCTTGGTGACTTGGTTTACTGATATACAGGTTTTCAAAGTTCACTCAAGCATGCTGTTGTTTTACATTTCCCAATGAAGTTCAGACCTGCTCCTGCCTGTGTAACCCTTCGGTCCAAACAGTTAGCTTTCTGCAACTGCACTTTATCTTAGAAACAAGGGCTTATAAagcaacctttttttaaatgtacaatttaTAGAGATTTAATCTACTGGTACAGTATAAGGAGGAGTAAGTTCAAGCTTttgttgaaaagaaagaaagaagacaatCTGATTGAACacactcaaagaaataaaaagaatgcCAAAAAGGATTGGAAGTAATCCAATTACAAAACTTTATTTTACCTAGACCTTATACTGTACCGACAGTAAAGGGCAGCCCGTGTACAGTAAACAATGAGATTAACTTCTTATAGACAGCTTGTGGCAACAACTAGAGAAATACTTTCTGATCAGACTAAAACAGACTGTTGTCTTTATATAACAGTACAGTGTCTTTGTGTTCGGAGGCGGGAGTCATGCGTTTCGCCTGGAAAGGAACGGACATAATCCTCTTTACAAACCCGTCGACCATGCACTTTCTAGGATGTCTTTAGAGGTTAACCTGCCCCCCCCTTCTTAATCTGATCCTAGTAAGATGTTGGCGTGTTGTCAGGtacctttctttgtttcataACAACCATCTCTAATTTCACCTCCCAGCAAAGAAACAGATACAGCTGCCGGCTTTGCAACTGGCAAGTGTCAAACTTGctgtattattaattaataatgatttattaaattaatgtGTCACAGGTATTATTTTCTTCTCATTTTATTGCAACGTTGCATTGGCCATGCTATCACTTAACGGGTACAATAAATATCCGTGACTGCTATAtcttgttcattttatttttcaattacgtttttttttaagaatgtttcTCACAGCACTCTAAAACCAAAGAGACGTGTCAATTCTTACAGTGCCCCATTTCTGTCAGTAATCATAtcgcttttattttaaaatcactgGTACAAAAGAAAGAGTCAGATTTGCAACATTAATACGGCTGCCTTTTTTATTGGTCagggatgaaaaaaaaatgatttattgttaCTGTGTTTGCAAACCAAAAGGCAGCCATGTCAACAATATCAGCTCGATGCAAATTTAAGAAACTAGCAGACACGCCATGAGTTGAAAATAAACTAATATTATAAATGATGAAGAAGTCAGTAGCCACTCTGTCTGGTGATCTGAGGAACGCAATATGCAGAGGGGCTGAAATCATTCCTAAACCACCTTATCTTGAAGGAGCTGTCTCCTTGAAGCTATATGGAGAAAGCTGCTGAAGACTAACCTGAATGGGGCAAATATTCAACAGTTTAATGGAAACAAGCAATGTGTCAGTTGTATTCCTGCATTGTCCATAGCATTTCTTAGTGTCATGGTGTTGAATAAAACGTTTCTGTCCAAATATGACGCAATATGCAATAGAAGGTGACTTCTTCAAGTGTATTTGAAGTTGTAATTGACGAAGCTAGTCTACAATAAGAATTTGTATCGTAAAACTGTACCGTAATGCATTATTAATCCAGCCATAATTTATTATTCAATATGAATACAATTTTGAAAGTAATTTGATGGCTTCCCATTTTAAATACTGTGAAAGCTACATTGTGTACAAACTGGTTCTAAGGTGGCGCGCGTTAGATTCAGGTGAACAAACCTGTTGCTGTTGCTACGGTATGGCACAGCAATGAAAATAATGCCAAACGTACAGGCTTAAATACATTACACAGAAACATTGGTTTGATTTGCATTTCGTGAAAGGGGTCATTCTAGTTCAAATTCTAACTCGAATTTGACATTCAAattgaaacaattaaaaaaaaaaacctatttgtTCAATCGAACTGGTGAATTAACGCCTTCTCAATACCATTATTTATCCCCACCTTGTCGcccccaacacccccccccccgtaATCCTTTCCAGACCATCCCCGAGTGACGATCAAAATGCACCACTGTAAAAAAAGTTATAATGCTTaccgccatttttaaaaacaaaattccaATATGGGATATAGTGCATTTGCTGTACTGTCGTGTTAAtttagcacatttaaaaaaaggcgtAACCGTATAGAAACGCTTTTAAAATTGGCGTGTATTGAATGGAAGgcgaagtactgtactgtataaactaaAGACAGATACATGGAAAAACAAACCGTCCTGGTGGTGCAGTTcgttgtaaaataaaaacagaaaacttcAAAATGCCTCGTTGATCACTAATCTGTCACCCACCGCATGTGTGTAACGTATTTATAACGAGCAGAATAGAGTATTGAAGGCAGGTGCAAACTTACCTTATGCTGCAGTCCTCACATCAAATCCATTGAGCGTCTTTTTAATTTTCATAACATACTCTCTTGCTTTCGCTTCCTGGCCCCAATGCATTCTGGATAATGTAGGACTAACTCCTATTGCGAACGATTGGAAACCATAAGCCTACAGCTCCCAAGAGTCTCTACGGTGCAATGTCACGCAGATACTGTACTTGTGTCCGATCGATAAATTGCACACGACGGTGTGTAGTACAGGAGCGCCATCTGGTGTATATTTTAGGAAACTAAGGCTCTAGTACTGTACTGAAGtggaagaaaatacatttttaaagcattagTTAGCATTGCATTAATAAAGTCGctctctaacacacacacacacacacacacacacacacacacatatatatatatatatatatatatatatatatatatatatatatatatgataaataTTCTACCACATATTGCAgatatgtaaaaaagaaaatacctgaCAATTCCACGTATGTAGTTCAAACTCATTCAAAACAGTCCAGCTGCAATCACTCCATGTGACACACAGCAAATCTACGATCTACACTGAATATTATCATGAATTAACCAAAAATATAGTTTATTTCCATTACTTCAAGCATCTCAGAATATATACACAGCTATACCGCTGCCTCCTGCTCCATGTTAGTTCACAACACATGCAAGTCTCCTGTGCTTTCTTACAGGACACTCCTCTGATCATGTACCGTGATATCATTTAAGCTGAAAGGGACACAGTGTCTGGTACAGAGAGCAGGCTGGGTGTTAGGAGGTCAGGAGTGGTTGTGGTGTTTCAACCGCGCTGTAATGTTGTAACCTTTAAAATAGCATCGAAAGCCGATTCTTCTTTATAGATTATGGTTGCAAGCGACTTAAAATGTAGATCTgccttttaaattaaaatagcaAGCAACATTTACTTAAAACAGCCGAGGTCTACAATTAAATTGGTCTACAGCAAGACCACGGAATACAAAAATAGCTGCTTGCTTACCCGCTTGCGCTCCTTGCAATTACATCGTTCGTTTCTTGTGCGAATTCAGGGTTTTTTTGTGGAAAACTGAGCTGAAGAGCGCTCAGTCTAAACCCAATCTTAGTCATGCAAGTGGAAAATAATGTATTACACTATGTTAAGTTCACGCCTTACTTACACACCTGACATCTATTTATAGTTGTAATGATTTAATCTCCAAAGTGTTCTTTAAAGCCGCTGTCTTTCCTCCACAAAAGTGTGTTGTTGGCCTGCCTATAAAAACTGGATCGCCAAACACAAGCTCCAGAGCGTGATCCCTGCCAATTAAAGGTGCTCCAGACTTACTAATTATGGAAACAGCTGACCCTATGAAATAACCCATTAATGTTGAGCAGCAGCATTGGATACCACAGAGCAGGCTTGCTTCTCAGCAAACCCCAGATTTTATTGTGTCTGTAAACCTTGCCAGCCATCTGAACTTGGTTGCTAAATTGCTTGCAGGTCataaagagctgttttttaaaaaaaaaagtaaaacaagctTGAAAAGTGGTGTAACTTTTTGTCCAGTCTAATACAATTGCCGTCTCCCACTGCTGCAGCAGATGTTGGATTTAACAATAGCTTCAGCTCTTGCTTTTTAATCTGAGAAAACGGTACAGCTGCATTCTGTAAACCAGTCTCTCTGCTGAGAGTTACAGTGATTGTGTAGGGCATGGATGTTAAGAAAATTCATTCTATTTGTCAAGTTACCTTACAGGCTTTGGAATGGTTGTACCTTTCACAGGAATAACTACTGAACCCTCAACCCAAGAAAGAATGGTAGGGAGAAACATGTACTAAAGTCTAAATAGCAAAACTGAAATGaatgttttaaacaaagttaAATAGAACTCCTTGTGATCCCAAATGTATGCcttaataattactttttttattttaattgaacagAAAATCAGAGAGTGTACAATGAACAGATAACAATGGAACTTCTGACTTGCAATAGTATTTGTTTTGTACAAATCGTATGACAAggcccacacatacacaaaaatgGAAAATACAATTGCAAATGACAGGTGCAGATCACGCATTACTTAGTTTGGGTGAATTTTTCAATGATAATTGAAGCAGGACACATGTGATGGATGTGTATGAAACAGTTGTTTGACAGTAACTAAATACTGAATTGtagtacagttttgttttgttcagaatATATTAAGCGAAACATGTAATTGCAGCGACTGTgcaacagtacagtatattaaaacacatacaaatgctTTATTGCCTAGGGTCAAAAATCagtattcaaatattttttttctaactgtATACCAGTTTTATGAAACTAGagtcaaaataataaatattttttttcacatagaCCATACAAAAGCTTTCAATTATAAAATAAGCTGAGTTTAAGCCTTGGCAGTTCTCAacaaaataatttttgtttttgctattaaCAGAAACCTAAAAATATATTAAACCCGTATTTGTTATCAAAGCCAAGAgtttaaattacataaatacatatcaaATGATTCTTAGTTACAATTAACACATCTTCTTGAAATTACAGCCTGGGCAGACTGCCTGGTGCAGCTAATATAATACCGAACACATAAAACAGCCCCATTAACAGGTTGAGCTTTGCAGTCTTCTGAGGAATCTTGGTGTAGCACCGACTCCTGAACTGTTTTTCCAGGGGAAAAGCCATGGGCACAGTGAGGAGAGGCAACGCCATGCTAATCGTATACCGCGTTGCGAGAATGGAGAACAAAATATAGGGGACAAACAGCAAAAGGTTGTACAGCACGTAAGACAGTGTAGGTCCAATGAGAATAGCCAGGGTGACTATTCCAGCCTGTTTGTCTGAATCCATGTCTCTCGTGTTGTTGCTATGCAAGATAGCTTCAGTGTTCAGGGCCAGGGGAATGGCGTAGACCAGTGGCAAAACAGACAGATAGCCGACTTGAACTGCGTGGGCAAACATGACAGCCAGCGGTCCAAAGGTGATCAGGATGACCACATCGCCCAGAGCCACGTATTTAAACCCGATGCCTGTGTAAAGCAAGAGAAGAAGGGTTAAAAATCAGCTTGATGAAAAGATCTAtcaaaaaactgaaaatgaacaGCACCACTGAAGCAAGCAGCATTCAAGAACTTCAAAAGGGCAGGgagggggcggggcggggcggggcggggcggggcagCATAGTGGAAATCAGAAAGGTCAGGCACTGATAAATGTCGTTCATAGTGATTTACTGAGCAGTCGTTACTCACCTCCAGTATAAAGGAAGGAACTTGAGAGGCCCCCAAAGTAAATGAGAGCAAGATGCTCTAGTTTCAAAGTGGACAAAAAATACAAGCAAGTTGCACACAAACACCCCAGGGAGTAAAGCAGGGCTCCAAACATGACCACATCTTGTGGCTCCAGTATCTGGTCCACCAGCGTCCTGTCATCACTCTTCTTGTGGTCAATCCCTTTGGAGAAGTCATAGTAAGTGTTGACCAAATTCCCAGCTCCGTGGACCACCAACACTGCCACAGCACACACCAGCAATATCAAAATACTGATGGTCCCTTCCGATTTATACGCCAGCGCGCTGCCCAGAGCTACAGGAGTCAGAGAAGCactaaaactccacggtctcagGGCCAGAACATAGGCTGCACACTTATGCTTCACGTTGATTGTCTCCTGGGCATTTTTCTCAATGTGATTCCGGTCGCAACCATTGATGAGTGAATCTGTTGCATTTCCAAATCCATTCTGTTTCACCTCCACGAAAGCTTGGGATCCATTGATGGCATTATCTTTCTGCTCCTCCTCCATCGCTCTACCTTTTAATGGCAGAAGGCTTCAGACAATCAATCCTCTGCTCAAAAACAGTAATTCGAGCGAGATCCTGAAATACAAAAACCAAGAAGATTATTAAACAAAGTTCCAGTAAGTTGACTCCGTTCGTCTTTCAAGCAGCTGTGTGTCATTTGGTCGACACAAGGAAAGGTTCCCACTTAGTGCTAACCAAAGTCACGTGTTTATGGAGTTGGAAAGTACCTGACTTaaaatcagtggttttcaaactccAGTAACCGGAACGGTCCAAGCTTCTGTTTGAATTTGAAATATGTTAGTCTACGTTCAAACTGGCTGAAATCAAAATTGCGGGTACCCAAggacaaataaatcaataaaaacgtAATCAGATTAGTCAGTTTTGGTTCTAATAATGAATTGTAATTTGAAATAAGTTTGACTATAAATCTTTTAAGTTGGTTCTGCAGGGCAACAGAGAACATCCTCTTTTTATATAAAGACACTTTCACTTTTAATACTATATGTAACTCTCGTACGTGTTGCTATTAACATAGCCACTCAATGTCATCGCAGAAACCTTAATAACACCCACAAAAACGAACTGCCCCAAAGTTTAAATACCACTAGCCTTTTAAACCCTAACCATATTAACTTTATCTGATGTAAGTCACTGGTTTTGTCTCAACAATAAAGTGGATTATTAATAGAATTAACAAAACAGATTATTTTAAGAACAGTATTATCATAGTAGACGCCTCACTCTTACCTGTTCGTATGCTATCCTGGTTTAATTTAAACGCCAGAATCCCACCATCTCTTCAGATATCCGCTACCTTGTGTCCTCTCTACGACGTGTCCACACTCAAGATGTTATGAGAAGCTCTCCACCCGGACAGCGCCATAGTGTCACGCCCCTGTGTATCTTCAAATGCTGTCCGACTGAAACCCTGAAAGAAATAATACCGGCTTGCTTTCTAGCAAGGAATAATGAAAACAGATAGACGCTTTCTCAAAACTCCACGAAGAGGAGTATTATtaccattacattttaaaatcctaaaaaaaaaaaaaaacctttcctaAATCAATTGACAGTAACTACCTCTCAACCAAACTTAAAAGATCCCAGTGAAAACACCGCCTTCACCGAACATTTATCTGTTTACTGGACCCCCTTCCAATCAACCTTTGAGTTGATAGGCTGCATTCACAGTCAATCACCAACATCCCGCCCACTTTTCTGCCGTAAACCCGCCTTTTTATTAAATACTGCAAACCCGTTGGTCAATAGGCATTCCACTCCCCCACTCTAGGTCGCTCATTGGTTTCTAGTCTCGCCAGGTTATAATGTCACTATTCCTAATATTTGGTTCGAAATAGTTAGGGTGCACTTTTAGCTTGTTCTGCGGAGCAGGGAAGGGACGCTTCCTATCTGTAATGGAAAACGAATACATCTTAATGggatttaaataaacagcagttAGAAAGTGTAAGTGTTTTCTGTTAATCGCATTTACACTGATGACTGTGCCGGTGTTGTAACACAAAGCGTGTACACCCGCTATGTCTGTGTTTGTATCCGAGGCATGACACACGGAGGTGGGCATTTGGTAGAGATAATATTATTTGTGTCTTTATAGagttttttcaaatgtttattgcGTTTAATCTGATCAACGAAAAATGTTCATAGTTTATATTATTGCTTGCTACAGTTGCTATTGTTTGTTGACATTTTGTGGCTTATAGGGTATTCGAAGACCGCATTTCACATTGGTCGATTTTCAATCGGGCTACTGTTTAAAAGGTCTGCAGTTCATATTGAAATTGATAAAGTCAAGACTGTTGTGACTTGTCAGTGTCTGTCATTGTAAGTGAACAGATAAAACACGCGTTTGTATGTATTTGCACGTTTTTACAATTTGGAGCACCTGCTCTAATACTATGAGCAAAACACAGCAAGCATTGTAACCTTCTTAGTACAACCAGGCTGATTTGGCATTTGCGTCTTAGGGGGGTTTGTGGCGGTGCATAGAGGATTCTGATGAACTTTTGTGTTATAATGTTTAAACTTTGGAATGtacatgtgcttgtgatgtcagaTATAGTGTTTTTGGATATAGTATAATGTATTCAATAATGGAGACCAAATAGAAAGATGGTCTTTATTGGCGAGGGGAGGCGCGTTTGTTATGAGTGGGCGCACATATTCAGGGCATGAGGCTGCCTTGCTGAAGGGAGGGACCAGAACTGAGTCAAGCATTCAGTTAGCAACAGGGAATGGAGCCCCATTCCCTGCacataatacattttcatttttcatcaTGCAAAATGTCTTCAGGACATTTATCCTCAACTAAAATAAGATTAAGGAAGCTTAAACATAGATTTAcaggtaacattaggtagcccTGGAAGAAGAGTGCAACCAACTGAGCCACCAACACTGCGGGCCAGACCTGACCTTAATATAAAAATATCGTGTCAG
Encoded proteins:
- the LOC117425487 gene encoding ubiA prenyltransferase domain-containing protein 1, with product MEEEQKDNAINGSQAFVEVKQNGFGNATDSLINGCDRNHIEKNAQETINVKHKCAAYVLALRPWSFSASLTPVALGSALAYKSEGTISILILLVCAVAVLVVHGAGNLVNTYYDFSKGIDHKKSDDRTLVDQILEPQDVVMFGALLYSLGCLCATCLYFLSTLKLEHLALIYFGGLSSSFLYTGGIGFKYVALGDVVILITFGPLAVMFAHAVQVGYLSVLPLVYAIPLALNTEAILHSNNTRDMDSDKQAGIVTLAILIGPTLSYVLYNLLLFVPYILFSILATRYTISMALPLLTVPMAFPLEKQFRSRCYTKIPQKTAKLNLLMGLFYVFGIILAAPGSLPRL